From Microtus ochrogaster isolate Prairie Vole_2 unplaced genomic scaffold, MicOch1.0 UNK163, whole genome shotgun sequence, one genomic window encodes:
- the LOC106144479 gene encoding vomeronasal type-1 receptor 2-like, which translates to MVPENLPMGILFFSQTAVGILGNWSILLPYVASVFTRKSLMPKDRILRHLTLANSLAIISRVIPHIMVQLGLQYLLDDLLCKLTLYSNRVCRGISLHCTCLLSCFQAITISPSNSRWMKLKYSVSKYMVQSCSLSWLVHLLLNSKTAVEVIGSGTNKNFTKKIKLGYCSTFVSGNTVTVLYLFLLCFTDGLCLGLMVWASVFMVSTLHRHKSQLQHIHSAQYSLRVSPEDRATKTILILVCTFVLSYSMSFILVIYTVVFDNPRLWIVSIFTFLDMCFPTFCPFILVPNNKSAPKNHFPCCRRR; encoded by the coding sequence ATGGTTCCAGAGAATTTGCCTatggggattttgtttttctctcagacAGCTGTAGGGATCTTGGGCAATTGGTCGATTCTTCTTCCTTATGTTGCATCTGTATTCACTAGAAAAAGTCTGATGCCCAAAGACCGGATTTTAAGGCATCTGACTTTAGCCAATTCCTTGGCTATCATCTCAAGAGTAATTCCTCACATAATGGTACAGCTGGGCTTGCAATATCTCCTGGATGACCTGTTATGCAAACTTACTCTCTACAGTAACCGGGTGTGCCGGGGCATTTCCCTGCACTGCACTTGCCTCTTGAGCTGTTTCCAAGCAATCACAATCAGCCCCAGCAACTCCAGGTGGATGAAGCTGAAATACTCAGTCTCCAAGTACATGGTTCAGTCCTGCTCACTCAGCTGGCTTGTTCATCTGCTTCTAAACAGCAAAACAGCTGTAGAAGTGATTGGATCTGGTACTAACAAAAACTTCACCAAGAAAATCAAGTTGGGGTACTGCTCAACATTTGTTTCTGGCAATACTGTAACTGTACTATATCTGTTCTTGCTTTGTTTCACTGATGGTCTATGTTTGGGTCTCATGGTCTGGGCCAGTGTCTTCATGGTGAGTACCCTCCATAGGCACAAGAGTCAGCTACAGCACATCCACAGTGCCCAGTATTCCCTCAGAGTCTCCCCTGAAGACAGAGCCACAAAAACCATCTTGATCCTTGTGTGCACCTTTGTCCTCTCCTACTCAATGTCCTTCATATTAGTTATATATACTGTCGTATTTGACAATCCAAGGCTGTGGATAGTCAGCATATTTACATTTCTAGACATGTGCTTCCCCACATTTTGCCCCTTCATCCTTGTCCCTAATAACAAGTCTGCTCCCAAGAATCATTTTCCCTGCTGTAGGAGAAGGTAA